One window of the Octopus sinensis linkage group LG9, ASM634580v1, whole genome shotgun sequence genome contains the following:
- the LOC115215618 gene encoding calreticulin, producing MERLTLSGGLFLVLVALSNAKVYFKEDFIDDSWRSKWVDSIYKGSDQGKFEISAGKFYGDAVKDKGLKTSQDAKFYGISANFDKFSNENEPLVLQFTVKHEQNIDCGGGYIKLYSDDIDQKNLHGDSPYLIMFGPDICGPGTKKVHVIFNYKGKNLLTKKDIRCKDDVYTHLYTLIVKPDNTYEVKIDNEKVESGDLESDWDFLPPKKIKDPSAKKPEDWDDREKMDDPDDKKPEDWDQPEHIPDPDAKKPDDWDDDMDGEWEPPMIDNPAYKGEWKPKQIDNPSYKGEWIHPEIDNPDYSPDTNLYKYTSIGAVGFDLWQVKSGTIFDNIFVGNSVADADEHAKETWAKTKDPEKKMKDQQEEEERKVREEEEKKMKDEEADKKKDDEEEDEDEDEDEEEEEEPKKDSHGGEL from the exons atggagCGCCTTACGCTATCCGGAGGGCTTTTCTTAGTTTTAGTTGCTCTTTCTAATGCGAAAGTGTATTTCAAAGAAGATTTCATTG ATGATTCTTGGCGATCAAAATGGGTCGACTCAATATACAAAGGCAGTGATCAAGGAAAGTTTGAAATATCAGCAGGAAAATTTTATGGTGATGCTGTCAAAGACAAAG GCTTGAAAACATCACAAGATGCTAAATTCTATGGAATTTCAGCTAATTTTGATAAATTCAGCAATGAAAATGAACCACTTGTTCTCCAGTTTACAGTGAAACATGAACAGAATATTGACTGTGGTGGTGGCTACATCAAATTGTACAGTGATGATATTGATCAGAAAAATCTCCATGGCGATTCTCCATACCTCATTATGTTCG GTCCTGATATCTGTGGTCCTGGCACGAAGAAAGTACATGTCATCTTCAACTACAAAGGAAAGAACTTGTTGACTAAAAAAGATATCCGATGCAAG GATGATGTTTACACCCACTTGTACACCTTGATAGTAAAACCAGACAACACTTATGAAGTGAAAATTGATAACGAGAAAGTTGAAAGTGGCGATTTGGAATCTGACTGGGACTTCTTGCCACCCAAGAAAATCAAG GATCCTAGTGCAAAGAAACCAGAAGATTGGGATGATCGTGAGAAAATGGATGACCCTGATGACAAAAAACCTGAAGATTGGGATCAACCCGAACACATTCCTGACCCTGATGCCAAGAAACCTGATGATTGGGATGATGATATGGATGGAGAATGGGAACCCCCAATGATTGATAACCCAGCCTACAAA GGTGAATGGAAACCCAAGCAGATTGATAACCCCAGCTACAAGGGCGAATGGATCCACCCAGAAATTGATAACCCAGACTATTCTCCTGACACAAATCTCTACAAATACACTAGCATTGGTGCTGTGGGCTTTGACTTATGGCAG GTGAAATCTGGAACCATCTTTGATAACATATTTGTTGGTAACAGTGTTGCAGATGCAGATGAACATGCCAAAGAGACATGGGCAAAAACTAAG gatcctgaaaagaaaatgaaagaccaACAGGAAGAGGAAGAACGAAAAGtccgagaagaagaagaaaagaaaatgaaagatgaag AAGCTGACAAGAAaaaagatgatgaggaggaagacgaagatgaagatgaggatgaagaagaggaagaagaacccaaaaag gaTTCCCACGGTGGAGAATTGTAA